In Microbacterium foliorum, the following proteins share a genomic window:
- a CDS encoding thiamine pyrophosphate-dependent dehydrogenase E1 component subunit alpha codes for MTSSETELVRVLDQDGRFTPSPAAEQYLSLIEAISDAELEQFYRDMVVIRAIDTQATNLQRQGQLALWPPSRGQEAAQVGSARAARAQDTIFPSYREHAVTRIRGVDPVDIIKLMRGVSHGGWDPTDPKNGNTRLYTLVLGSQVLHAAGFAMGLNFDGRSGTGDVDTDEAVIVYYGDGASSQGDVHEAMVFAASYQAPTVFFLQNNHWAISVPVATQSRVPLVERSAGYGIPSVRVDGNDVLASYAVSRVALDEARSSQGPRAIEAVTYRLGAHTTSDDPTKYRGSDEEQSWALRDPIDRMRAFLENRGAAGQFFADVDAEAADAAEDLRSRSVELGSPTADLIFDHVYSEPHPLIAEQKAWHARYEASFEGDSK; via the coding sequence GTGACCTCGTCAGAGACTGAACTCGTCCGCGTCCTGGATCAGGATGGCCGCTTCACGCCGAGTCCGGCTGCTGAGCAGTATCTGTCGTTGATCGAAGCGATCAGCGACGCCGAGCTCGAGCAGTTCTACCGCGACATGGTGGTCATCCGTGCGATCGACACCCAGGCGACCAACCTGCAGCGTCAGGGGCAGCTCGCGCTGTGGCCGCCGAGCCGTGGGCAGGAGGCCGCCCAGGTCGGATCCGCCCGCGCCGCCCGCGCGCAGGACACGATCTTCCCGTCGTATCGCGAGCACGCCGTGACGCGCATCCGCGGCGTCGACCCCGTCGACATCATCAAGCTCATGCGCGGTGTCTCACACGGCGGCTGGGACCCGACAGACCCGAAGAACGGCAACACCCGGCTGTACACCCTCGTGCTCGGCTCGCAGGTTCTGCACGCCGCCGGGTTTGCCATGGGGCTGAACTTCGACGGCCGATCCGGCACCGGCGACGTCGACACCGACGAAGCCGTCATCGTCTACTACGGCGACGGGGCATCGAGCCAGGGCGACGTGCACGAGGCGATGGTCTTCGCCGCGAGCTACCAGGCGCCCACCGTGTTCTTCCTGCAGAACAACCACTGGGCGATCTCCGTGCCGGTCGCGACGCAGTCGCGCGTGCCGCTCGTCGAGCGCAGCGCCGGCTACGGCATCCCCAGCGTCCGGGTCGACGGCAACGACGTGCTCGCCAGCTATGCCGTCTCGCGGGTCGCCCTCGACGAGGCCCGCAGCAGCCAGGGTCCTCGTGCGATCGAGGCGGTCACCTACCGTCTCGGCGCCCACACCACCAGCGACGACCCGACCAAGTACCGCGGCTCGGACGAAGAGCAGTCGTGGGCGCTGCGCGACCCGATCGACCGCATGCGCGCGTTCCTCGAGAACAGGGGAGCGGCCGGGCAGTTCTTCGCCGATGTGGATGCCGAGGCCGCGGACGCGGCCGAAGACCTGCGCTCGCGCAGCGTCGAACTCGGATCACCCACCGCAGACCTGATCTTCGACCACGTGTACAGCGAGCCGCATCCGCTCATCGCGGAGCAGAAGGCCTGGCACGCGCGATACGAGGCGTCTTTCGAAGGAGACAGCAAGTGA